A DNA window from Micromonospora sp. NBC_01739 contains the following coding sequences:
- a CDS encoding Rv2578c family radical SAM protein — MRWENLTAPPVEGDPGRAASATPPLPLALPGAVVRTFDTPGFAGMTFYEVQARSILNKVSGASGVPFEWSLNPYRGCSHACLYCFARKTHTYLDFDAGADFDRQVVVKVNAGELLRRELAAPRWRGAHVGMGSNVDCYQRAEGRYRLMPPIIEALRDFANPFSILTKGTLILRDLPLLRQAAEVTRVGVSFSVGFVDEQLWRTVEPGAPSPRRRLDAIRQFTDAGFEVGVLMAPILPGLSDDDESIETTVAAIAAAGATRVLPLPLHLRPGSREWYAQWLAREHPHLVPRYRELYRSGSYAPQSYQRELTARVRIAARRHGLHRPDNGDHRGASTPPAPAPEQLSLL; from the coding sequence ATGCGCTGGGAGAACCTCACCGCTCCCCCGGTCGAGGGAGACCCCGGACGGGCAGCGTCAGCGACTCCACCCCTGCCGCTGGCGCTGCCCGGCGCGGTCGTCCGCACCTTCGACACCCCCGGCTTCGCCGGCATGACCTTCTACGAGGTGCAGGCCAGGTCGATCCTGAACAAGGTCTCCGGGGCCTCCGGGGTCCCCTTCGAGTGGTCGCTCAACCCCTACCGAGGGTGCAGCCACGCCTGCCTGTACTGCTTCGCCCGGAAGACCCACACCTACCTCGACTTCGACGCCGGAGCGGACTTCGACCGGCAGGTGGTCGTCAAGGTCAACGCGGGTGAGCTGTTGCGCCGCGAGTTGGCCGCACCCCGATGGCGAGGCGCACATGTGGGCATGGGCAGCAATGTCGACTGCTACCAGCGGGCCGAGGGGCGATACCGCCTCATGCCGCCGATCATCGAAGCGCTGCGCGACTTCGCCAACCCCTTCTCGATCCTGACCAAGGGCACCCTGATCCTGCGCGACCTGCCCCTGCTGCGGCAGGCGGCCGAAGTCACCCGGGTAGGGGTCTCCTTCTCGGTGGGCTTCGTCGACGAGCAGCTGTGGCGCACGGTCGAGCCGGGCGCCCCCAGCCCACGGCGACGACTCGACGCCATCCGCCAGTTCACCGACGCCGGCTTCGAGGTCGGCGTCCTGATGGCGCCGATCCTGCCCGGCCTCAGCGACGACGACGAGTCCATCGAGACCACGGTCGCGGCGATCGCCGCCGCCGGGGCCACCAGAGTGCTCCCGTTGCCCCTGCACCTGCGCCCCGGCTCTCGCGAGTGGTACGCCCAATGGCTGGCCCGGGAGCATCCCCACCTGGTCCCCCGCTATCGGGAGCTGTACCGCTCCGGCTCCTACGCGCCGCAGTCCTACCAGCGGGAGCTGACCGCCCGGGTACGCATCGCCGCCCGGCGGCACGGCCTGCACCGACCCGACAACGGTGACCACCGCGGGGCATCCACCCCGCCGGCCCCCGCACCCGAGCAGCTGAGCCTGCTGTAG
- a CDS encoding UTP--glucose-1-phosphate uridylyltransferase, producing MSEHSANPSAAAATGRSRAVKAVIPAAGLATRFLPATKAVPKELLPVVDRPVLQYIVEEAAHAGIGDILLITGRGKTSMVDHFDRRPDLEERLAEKPDLLAAVKRTEELAAIYTCRQPEQLGLGHAVGYAESHVGDEPFAVMLGDEFVNLSEPLLPAMLELQARTGGVVLAFFEIDPSETKRYGIASVEPAEAELTDIGEVVKVTGMVEKPAPEEAPSNLAVLGRYVLPGKIFDAIRRTQPGSGGEIQLTDAMELLRAEGTPVHAIVYRGTRYDTGMPLGYLQTVVQIAAEREDLGSEFRKWLTEFVNNDASGGRDT from the coding sequence ATGTCGGAGCACTCAGCGAACCCCTCAGCGGCCGCCGCCACCGGCCGCTCCCGTGCCGTCAAGGCCGTGATCCCGGCCGCGGGCCTGGCTACCCGGTTCCTGCCGGCCACCAAGGCGGTGCCCAAGGAACTGTTGCCGGTCGTGGACCGCCCGGTGTTGCAGTACATCGTCGAGGAGGCCGCGCACGCCGGCATCGGCGACATTCTGCTGATCACCGGCCGGGGCAAGACATCCATGGTCGACCACTTCGACCGTCGGCCCGATCTGGAGGAACGGCTCGCGGAGAAACCTGACCTGCTGGCCGCCGTCAAACGCACCGAGGAACTGGCCGCCATCTACACCTGCCGCCAGCCCGAGCAGTTGGGGCTGGGCCACGCCGTCGGGTACGCCGAGTCGCATGTCGGCGACGAACCCTTCGCGGTGATGCTCGGTGACGAGTTCGTCAACCTCTCCGAACCCCTGCTGCCGGCCATGCTGGAACTTCAGGCCCGTACCGGCGGGGTGGTGCTGGCCTTCTTCGAGATCGACCCCTCCGAGACCAAGCGGTACGGCATCGCCTCGGTCGAGCCGGCGGAGGCCGAACTGACCGACATCGGCGAGGTAGTCAAGGTCACCGGAATGGTCGAGAAGCCTGCCCCGGAGGAGGCCCCGAGCAACCTGGCCGTGCTGGGCCGCTACGTGCTGCCCGGCAAGATCTTCGATGCCATCCGTCGTACCCAGCCGGGCAGCGGGGGCGAGATCCAACTGACCGACGCGATGGAACTGCTGCGGGCCGAGGGCACCCCGGTGCACGCGATCGTCTACCGGGGCACCCGCTACGACACCGGGATGCCGCTGGGGTACCTGCAGACCGTGGTGCAGATCGCCGCCGAGCGCGAGGATCTGGG
- the trxA gene encoding thioredoxin produces MATVDLTTANFDQVTESDGIVLVDFWADWCGPCKRFAPVYERSSEKHSDITFGKVDTEAQQEIAAKFDIRSIPTIMAIRDGVIVFAQPGALPESALENLIEQVRALDMDDVRKKLAEQSS; encoded by the coding sequence ATGGCAACCGTCGACCTGACCACCGCCAACTTCGACCAGGTGACCGAGAGCGACGGCATCGTTCTGGTCGACTTCTGGGCCGACTGGTGCGGCCCCTGCAAGCGGTTCGCGCCGGTCTACGAGCGATCGTCCGAAAAGCACTCCGACATCACCTTCGGCAAGGTCGACACCGAGGCCCAGCAGGAGATCGCGGCCAAGTTCGACATCCGCTCCATTCCGACGATCATGGCCATCCGCGATGGGGTGATCGTCTTCGCGCAGCCGGGCGCGCTGCCGGAGTCGGCGCTGGAGAACCTGATCGAGCAGGTCCGGGCGCTGGACATGGATGACGTGCGCAAGAAGCTCGCCGAGCAGAGCTCCTGA
- a CDS encoding MarC family protein, whose amino-acid sequence MDLKLFGEVFVTLLVIVDPPGMMPIFLALTGPLAARERNRAAWQAVALALGVIVVFAVAGQTLLAYLHVDLPALQAAGGLLLMLVALELLTGKADDPTKQATSNIALVPLGTPLLAGPGAIVATMLFVQQADATADYLAIAAAIVAVMLTVWIVLRFSGGIVKILRPGGIEVLTRIAGLLLAAIAVQLIADAIFAFVTDFTATR is encoded by the coding sequence GTGGATCTCAAGCTCTTCGGCGAGGTCTTCGTGACCCTGCTGGTCATCGTCGACCCGCCGGGCATGATGCCGATCTTCCTCGCCCTGACCGGCCCGCTGGCGGCCCGCGAACGTAACCGGGCCGCCTGGCAGGCGGTCGCCCTGGCACTCGGGGTGATCGTGGTCTTCGCGGTCGCGGGGCAGACCCTGCTCGCGTACCTGCATGTCGATCTTCCGGCGTTGCAGGCGGCCGGCGGACTGCTGCTGATGCTGGTCGCCCTGGAGCTGTTGACCGGCAAGGCCGACGATCCGACCAAGCAGGCCACCTCGAACATCGCTCTGGTGCCGTTGGGGACGCCGCTGTTGGCCGGCCCCGGTGCGATCGTGGCGACGATGCTCTTCGTCCAGCAGGCCGACGCTACGGCGGACTACCTGGCCATCGCGGCCGCGATCGTCGCGGTGATGCTGACCGTCTGGATCGTGCTGCGCTTCTCCGGCGGCATCGTCAAGATTCTGCGACCCGGCGGCATCGAGGTGCTCACCCGCATCGCCGGCCTGCTGCTGGCCGCGATCGCCGTCCAGCTCATCGCGGATGCGATCTTCGCCTTCGTGACCGACTTCACCGCCACCCGATGA
- a CDS encoding Fur family transcriptional regulator has protein sequence MPTGEELLRSKGLRVTRPRLAVLDVLASGGHLEVEEITRRVRDRLDSVSTQAIYDVLGALSRAGLSRRIEPAGSPARYEARVGDNHHHMVCRGCGEIVDIDCAVGEAPCLDSGTSHGFQVDEAEVTFWGLCPACQGLRHTDR, from the coding sequence ATGCCAACCGGTGAGGAGCTGCTCCGGTCGAAGGGCCTACGGGTCACCCGGCCCCGCCTCGCCGTGCTCGACGTGCTGGCCAGCGGCGGCCACCTGGAGGTCGAGGAGATCACCCGCCGGGTACGGGACCGCCTGGACTCGGTCTCCACCCAGGCGATCTACGACGTGCTGGGGGCCCTCTCCCGCGCCGGCCTGTCCCGCCGGATCGAACCGGCCGGCAGCCCGGCCCGGTACGAGGCCCGGGTGGGCGACAACCATCACCACATGGTGTGCCGGGGCTGCGGCGAGATCGTCGACATCGACTGTGCGGTCGGCGAGGCCCCCTGCCTAGACTCCGGCACCTCCCACGGCTTCCAGGTCGACGAGGCCGAGGTCACCTTCTGGGGGCTCTGCCCCGCCTGCCAGGGCCTCCGTCACACCGACCGCTGA
- a CDS encoding 5-formyltetrahydrofolate cyclo-ligase, with product MTHDAKRRVRRELLARRRALTAAERHSAAAGVQGELTALVRRLRPDRVAAYVPVASEPGGAQLPEVLADALPTGAQLLLPVLRRDLDLDWATWAGPQALVAPGRGIREPNTPRLGLTAISTADLVVVPALAVDRRGIRLGRGGGSYDRALARVSATALTVAPLHDGELLDTLPAEEHDRPVRAVVTPSGGLLRLDTPSGVVPHTCAGRTGGR from the coding sequence GTGACGCATGACGCGAAGCGAAGAGTGCGCAGGGAGTTGCTGGCCCGCCGCCGGGCCCTCACCGCAGCCGAGCGCCACTCCGCTGCGGCCGGCGTCCAAGGCGAACTGACGGCCCTGGTACGCCGACTCAGGCCGGACCGGGTAGCGGCGTACGTGCCGGTCGCCAGCGAACCCGGCGGAGCGCAACTGCCGGAGGTGCTGGCCGACGCGCTGCCGACCGGGGCGCAGTTGCTGCTGCCGGTGCTGCGCAGGGACCTGGACCTGGACTGGGCCACCTGGGCCGGGCCGCAGGCGCTCGTCGCCCCCGGCCGGGGCATCCGGGAACCGAACACCCCACGGCTGGGGCTGACCGCGATCTCCACCGCCGACCTGGTCGTCGTACCCGCCCTGGCGGTGGACCGTCGGGGGATACGCCTGGGTCGAGGCGGCGGTTCCTACGACCGGGCCCTGGCCAGGGTGTCCGCGACCGCGCTGACGGTGGCCCCGCTGCACGACGGGGAACTGCTAGACACCCTCCCGGCCGAAGAACACGACCGGCCGGTACGGGCCGTCGTCACCCCCAGCGGGGGCCTGCTCCGGCTCGACACCCCCTCAGGTGTCGTGCCCCACACTTGCGCTGGACGAACCGGGGGCCGATGA
- a CDS encoding SigE family RNA polymerase sigma factor: MARSDPLEEEFRDFVTARSSALLRTAYLLTGDWGTAEDLLQTALTKTYLAWKRLGGIEAIEPYTRRVMINTSTSWWRRRWHGERPTEVLPERPAADEIEQQLNRDALWRHLRALPARQRAVLVLRFYEDLSEAQAAALLNISTGTVKSQTSRALATLRRRIGADASFVLPEAAGTDPPPTRRGGRPRAAARTGQPTPAEAAPAGEGRTGVPTPAGQPGSAVAAGQERPDESVAAQPTGESSPAQSSTAPAQPDGTLVGDRR, translated from the coding sequence GTGGCCCGCAGTGATCCGTTGGAGGAAGAGTTTCGTGACTTCGTCACGGCCCGCTCCAGCGCCCTGCTGCGGACCGCCTACCTGCTGACCGGGGACTGGGGCACCGCCGAGGACCTGCTACAGACCGCCCTGACCAAGACCTACCTGGCCTGGAAACGCCTCGGTGGCATCGAGGCCATCGAGCCGTACACCCGGCGGGTGATGATCAACACCTCGACGAGCTGGTGGCGGCGCCGCTGGCACGGGGAGCGCCCCACCGAGGTGCTCCCCGAACGGCCCGCCGCCGACGAGATCGAGCAGCAACTGAACCGGGACGCCCTCTGGCGGCATCTGCGGGCCCTGCCCGCCCGGCAGCGTGCCGTGCTGGTGCTGCGCTTCTACGAGGATCTGTCCGAGGCTCAGGCGGCAGCCCTGCTCAACATCTCGACCGGCACGGTCAAGAGCCAGACCTCGCGGGCCCTGGCCACCCTGCGCCGCAGGATCGGTGCGGACGCGAGCTTCGTGCTGCCCGAGGCGGCTGGCACCGACCCGCCGCCGACCCGGCGGGGTGGCCGGCCTCGCGCCGCCGCCCGTACCGGACAGCCGACCCCGGCTGAGGCCGCCCCGGCCGGGGAGGGCCGGACCGGTGTCCCGACCCCAGCCGGTCAGCCCGGCTCGGCGGTCGCCGCGGGCCAGGAGCGGCCCGATGAGTCCGTCGCAGCGCAGCCGACCGGGGAGAGCAGCCCCGCGCAGTCGTCGACCGCCCCGGCCCAGCCCGACGGGACCCTGGTGGGAGACCGACGGTGA
- a CDS encoding RecB family exonuclease, whose protein sequence is MPERLFVCTPSRLGAYADCPRRYRYSYVDRPAPPKGPPWAHNSLGASVHTALKNWYALPVDRRRPEVLPTLLKGTWVRDGYRDEEQEREVYRRALSWLEAYVDGLDPTDEPVGVERVVAVKTGVLAFNGRADRIDGRAGAEGPELVIVDYKTGRAGLDADDARGSQALALYAYAAERVFRRPCRRVELHHLPSGTVAAHEHTVESLARQVTRAEETARDIMAAERSVTEGGDPDEAFPTTPGPRCSWCDFRRTCPAGADLPGKEPWAAVDRPALPLAEQD, encoded by the coding sequence ATGCCGGAGCGGCTGTTCGTCTGCACCCCCAGCAGGCTCGGCGCGTACGCCGACTGCCCCCGCCGTTACCGCTACTCCTACGTCGACCGGCCGGCCCCGCCCAAGGGCCCGCCGTGGGCGCACAACTCCCTCGGCGCCAGCGTGCACACCGCCCTGAAGAACTGGTACGCCCTGCCGGTCGACCGGCGTCGCCCCGAGGTGCTGCCCACCCTGCTCAAAGGCACCTGGGTGCGGGACGGATACCGCGACGAGGAGCAGGAACGCGAGGTCTACCGACGGGCCCTTAGCTGGCTGGAGGCGTACGTCGACGGGCTGGATCCAACCGACGAGCCGGTCGGGGTGGAGCGGGTGGTGGCAGTCAAGACCGGGGTGCTGGCCTTCAACGGCCGCGCCGACCGGATCGACGGCCGGGCCGGAGCCGAGGGCCCGGAGCTGGTGATCGTCGACTACAAGACCGGCCGGGCCGGGCTGGATGCCGACGACGCCCGGGGCTCGCAGGCGCTGGCCCTCTACGCGTACGCCGCCGAGCGGGTCTTCCGCCGCCCCTGCCGGCGGGTCGAGCTGCACCATCTGCCCAGCGGCACGGTCGCGGCCCACGAACACACCGTCGAGTCACTGGCCCGGCAGGTGACCCGGGCCGAGGAGACCGCCCGGGACATCATGGCCGCCGAGCGGTCGGTCACCGAGGGCGGCGACCCGGACGAGGCCTTCCCCACCACCCCGGGCCCGCGCTGCTCCTGGTGCGACTTCCGCCGCACCTGCCCGGCCGGGGCCGACCTGCCCGGCAAGGAGCCCTGGGCCGCCGTCGACCGTCCCGCCCTGCCGCTCGCCGAGCAGGACTGA
- a CDS encoding TFIIB-type zinc ribbon-containing protein, with protein sequence MSCPRCGGPVRPPDLMHAESRCPDCGPVAPLHVPEHIGAEIVASVVDRIQATAQPAVPLWCPWPLPPGWTTTGVAWAGDDRLGVRATAVACAGPEPLGGGPADLVFVAEEPGVGLGARYAGVPGPDAGPELAEALTEPGPGHPGHVGRAGIRVAGHPTPLWLINSLTDRSAYAGEARGLWLYAIAWPASAGHLLAEDVVLHDLVEWTPSELVYGAPSPYLHGKA encoded by the coding sequence GTGAGTTGTCCGAGATGCGGCGGGCCGGTACGGCCGCCGGACCTGATGCACGCGGAGTCGCGCTGCCCCGACTGCGGCCCGGTCGCTCCGCTGCACGTACCCGAACACATCGGTGCCGAGATCGTGGCGAGTGTGGTCGACCGGATCCAGGCCACCGCGCAACCCGCGGTGCCGCTGTGGTGCCCCTGGCCGTTGCCGCCCGGGTGGACCACCACCGGGGTGGCGTGGGCCGGTGACGACCGGCTGGGGGTACGGGCCACCGCGGTCGCCTGCGCCGGGCCGGAACCCCTCGGTGGCGGGCCGGCCGACCTGGTCTTCGTGGCCGAGGAGCCGGGGGTGGGGCTGGGTGCCCGGTACGCCGGGGTGCCCGGTCCGGACGCCGGCCCGGAACTCGCCGAGGCCTTGACCGAGCCAGGCCCTGGGCATCCCGGGCATGTCGGACGGGCCGGGATCAGGGTGGCGGGCCATCCCACTCCACTTTGGCTCATCAATTCGCTAACGGATCGAAGCGCGTACGCCGGCGAAGCTCGGGGATTGTGGCTGTATGCGATAGCCTGGCCGGCGAGCGCGGGGCATCTGCTCGCCGAGGACGTGGTCCTACACGACCTGGTCGAATGGACGCCATCCGAGCTCGTGTACGGCGCACCGTCCCCCTACCTGCACGGGAAGGCTTGA
- a CDS encoding TrmH family RNA methyltransferase, with protein sequence MTDEQFEVGVGPWRGDPPEDPRYDPQLLAEGDRRNVVDRYRYWRREAVVADLDRRRHDFHVAIENWQHDMNIGTVVRNANAFLAAEVHIVGRRRWNRRGAMVTDRYQHVRHHETIDEFVAWAQGHDLPLVGIDNLPGSRPLESTTLPRRCVLLFGQEGPGLSEAARAACDQLFSIAQYGSTRSINAGVASGIAMHAWIRAYAGPPPD encoded by the coding sequence GTGACCGATGAGCAGTTCGAGGTCGGAGTGGGCCCCTGGCGTGGGGATCCGCCGGAGGACCCTCGGTACGACCCGCAGTTGCTCGCCGAGGGGGACCGGCGCAACGTGGTCGACCGCTACCGCTACTGGCGGCGCGAGGCCGTGGTCGCCGATCTGGACCGGCGACGACACGACTTCCACGTGGCCATCGAGAACTGGCAGCACGACATGAACATCGGCACGGTGGTGCGCAACGCCAACGCCTTCCTGGCCGCCGAGGTGCACATCGTGGGTCGCCGCCGGTGGAACCGTCGGGGGGCCATGGTGACCGATCGCTACCAGCACGTACGCCATCACGAGACGATCGACGAGTTCGTCGCCTGGGCGCAGGGACACGACCTGCCGCTGGTCGGGATCGACAACCTGCCCGGCTCCCGTCCGCTGGAGAGCACCACCCTGCCCCGGCGGTGTGTGCTGCTGTTCGGTCAGGAGGGTCCGGGCTTGTCGGAGGCGGCCCGAGCCGCCTGCGACCAACTCTTCTCCATCGCCCAGTACGGCTCGACCCGCTCCATCAACGCCGGGGTGGCCAGTGGGATAGCCATGCACGCCTGGATCCGGGCCTACGCCGGCCCACCTCCGGACTGA
- a CDS encoding PHP domain-containing protein: protein MIPRIDLHTHSTVSDGTLTPPQLVRAAAEAGLDVLALTDHDTTAGWEPAVRALPTGLRLVRGAELSCRWGGVTPSLPLHLLAYLFDPQAPELVAELARVRAARVERGERIVALLRSDGIDVSWPEILAGAGGGTVGRPHIAQALIRAGLVATTSEAFGPDWLGQRYRLPKEDIDVFRAVELVRAAGGVPVFAHPRATRRGRIVPDELIAELAAAGLVGLEADHEDHSPAEREHVRGLAADLGLLVTGSSDFHGTHKTVRLGAFTTAPEVYEQLVAASSGVIEVVSG from the coding sequence ATGATCCCCCGGATCGATCTGCACACCCACTCCACCGTCAGCGACGGCACCCTCACCCCACCCCAACTGGTCCGCGCCGCCGCCGAGGCCGGGCTCGACGTGTTGGCCCTCACCGACCACGACACCACGGCCGGATGGGAACCGGCGGTGCGGGCCCTGCCGACCGGGCTGCGCCTGGTCCGAGGCGCGGAGCTGTCCTGCCGCTGGGGTGGCGTCACCCCGTCGTTGCCGCTGCACCTGCTGGCGTACCTGTTCGACCCGCAGGCCCCCGAGCTGGTCGCCGAACTGGCCCGGGTGCGGGCCGCCCGGGTGGAGCGGGGGGAGCGCATCGTGGCGTTGCTCAGATCCGACGGCATCGACGTCAGCTGGCCGGAGATCCTGGCCGGGGCGGGCGGCGGAACGGTCGGCCGACCGCACATCGCGCAGGCGCTGATCCGGGCCGGCCTGGTCGCCACCACCAGCGAGGCCTTCGGCCCGGACTGGCTGGGGCAGCGCTACCGGCTGCCCAAGGAGGACATCGACGTCTTCCGGGCGGTGGAACTGGTCCGGGCGGCCGGAGGCGTGCCGGTCTTCGCCCACCCCCGGGCCACCCGGCGCGGCCGGATCGTGCCGGACGAGCTGATCGCCGAGCTGGCGGCGGCCGGCCTGGTCGGCCTGGAAGCCGACCACGAAGACCACTCGCCGGCCGAGCGGGAGCATGTCCGGGGCCTCGCCGCCGACCTGGGACTGCTGGTGACCGGATCATCGGACTTCCACGGCACCCACAAGACGGTCCGGCTGGGGGCCTTCACCACCGCCCCGGAAGTGTACGAACAGCTCGTGGCCGCCTCCTCAGGTGTGATCGAGGTCGTATCGGGCTGA
- a CDS encoding oxygenase MpaB family protein, translating into MESADTGLFGPGSVSWKLHAEPILFVAGLRSLYLQALHPRAMAGVAQNSNYRRDAWGRLIRTANYVGTTLYGTTAEAEEAGLRLRRRHARMTAVDPDTGERFRIDEPDLLRWVHVTEVESFLDTGRRAGVPLDDAEVDAYYTEQRRVAALVGLDPQTVPGTAAEVAEYYRQVRPELRMTKEAAETALFLTAPPLPWKLSLPARIGLNLGPPRWAYLGVAATAFALLPAWARRLYGGLGLPTTALSADVSVRALRLALTALPRDWREGPMRRAAEERAARLAGAPTG; encoded by the coding sequence ATGGAATCTGCCGACACCGGGCTGTTCGGCCCCGGATCCGTCTCGTGGAAGTTGCACGCCGAGCCGATTCTGTTCGTAGCCGGTCTGCGCTCGCTCTACCTCCAGGCCCTGCACCCCAGGGCGATGGCCGGGGTGGCGCAGAACAGCAACTACCGCCGGGACGCCTGGGGTCGCCTGATCCGCACCGCCAACTACGTCGGGACCACCCTCTACGGCACCACCGCGGAGGCGGAGGAGGCCGGCCTACGGCTGCGGCGGCGGCACGCCCGGATGACCGCGGTCGACCCGGACACCGGGGAGCGGTTCCGGATCGACGAGCCGGACCTGCTGCGCTGGGTGCATGTCACCGAGGTGGAATCGTTCCTGGACACCGGCCGCCGGGCCGGTGTGCCCCTGGACGACGCCGAGGTGGACGCCTACTACACCGAGCAGCGCCGGGTGGCCGCCCTGGTGGGGCTCGATCCGCAGACCGTACCCGGCACCGCCGCCGAGGTGGCCGAGTACTACCGGCAGGTCCGTCCGGAACTGCGGATGACCAAGGAGGCCGCGGAGACCGCGCTGTTCCTGACCGCCCCACCGCTGCCGTGGAAACTCAGCCTGCCGGCCCGGATCGGGCTGAACCTGGGCCCGCCGAGGTGGGCCTACCTGGGGGTCGCCGCCACCGCGTTCGCCCTGCTGCCCGCCTGGGCCCGACGGCTCTACGGCGGGCTGGGCCTGCCGACCACCGCCCTCTCGGCCGACGTTTCCGTACGCGCGCTGCGGCTGGCTCTCACCGCCCTCCCCCGGGACTGGCGGGAAGGCCCGATGCGACGCGCCGCCGAGGAGCGGGCCGCCCGCCTGGCTGGCGCCCCCACCGGCTGA
- a CDS encoding PH domain-containing protein — translation MGSPSGPPFDPDDPDRARREQDTEPIPRIDPDDGPGRGPGSRPDPYPSDSPVFSDDAGYGPGPDYVDDDRSGRAWVRDPEAGYQPPQISEDELAGLRADASGMTPRRVLPLEDEPSSLVARYLFPTERYRGEWKRHWVHLATPIIVGVAATFVLGYLSGFLAGQDVGALTTIAVLLWFAVMGWVAWKVADWWYDRFILTNKRVMVVNGIITRKVAMMPLTRVTDMKYEQSPAGRALNYGTFVLESAGQEQALREVKNLPNPNELYLRVVEEMYEPQAVEARLGKEQDEAKADDGA, via the coding sequence ATGGGAAGCCCCTCCGGCCCGCCCTTCGACCCTGACGATCCCGATCGGGCCCGTCGGGAGCAGGACACCGAGCCGATTCCCCGGATCGATCCCGACGACGGTCCGGGGCGCGGCCCCGGCTCACGCCCGGACCCGTACCCCTCGGACAGCCCGGTCTTCTCCGATGATGCCGGTTACGGTCCCGGGCCCGATTACGTCGACGACGATCGGTCGGGACGGGCCTGGGTACGCGACCCCGAGGCGGGCTACCAGCCCCCACAGATCTCCGAAGACGAGCTGGCCGGGCTGCGCGCCGACGCCAGTGGCATGACCCCACGCCGGGTGCTGCCCCTGGAGGACGAGCCCAGTTCCCTGGTCGCCCGCTACCTGTTCCCCACCGAGCGCTACCGGGGCGAGTGGAAGCGGCACTGGGTCCACCTGGCCACGCCGATCATCGTCGGGGTCGCCGCGACCTTCGTGCTCGGCTACCTCTCCGGCTTCCTCGCCGGGCAGGACGTCGGGGCCCTCACCACGATCGCCGTACTGCTCTGGTTCGCGGTGATGGGGTGGGTGGCCTGGAAGGTCGCCGACTGGTGGTACGACAGGTTCATCCTGACCAACAAACGGGTCATGGTGGTCAACGGCATCATCACCCGCAAGGTGGCCATGATGCCGCTGACCCGGGTCACCGACATGAAGTACGAACAGTCGCCGGCGGGTCGCGCCCTCAACTACGGCACCTTCGTCCTGGAGTCGGCCGGTCAGGAGCAGGCGCTGCGCGAGGTCAAGAACCTGCCCAACCCCAACGAGCTCTATCTGCGTGTGGTCGAGGAGATGTACGAGCCGCAGGCGGTCGAGGCGCGGTTGGGCAAGGAACAGGACGAGGCCAAGGCCGACGACGGCGCCTGA
- a CDS encoding DUF2231 domain-containing protein, with amino-acid sequence MFEKALGLPLHVLVVHAVVVFVPLLVLLALAYVALPRFRARLDWAVLALAVVAPITAWVSVQSGEALEQRQIARGFSGEILDKIREHADYGDVLFWLTLALAVTVVLLLVATGRYARLPKLPGWTAPVLSVLVLGLGVAALIYVWLTGHSGAEMVWGNTFE; translated from the coding sequence ATGTTCGAGAAGGCGCTGGGTCTGCCCCTGCACGTGCTGGTGGTGCACGCGGTCGTGGTCTTCGTACCGTTGCTGGTGTTGCTGGCTCTCGCGTACGTCGCACTGCCCCGTTTCCGGGCCCGCCTGGACTGGGCGGTGCTGGCTCTGGCGGTGGTCGCCCCGATCACCGCGTGGGTCAGCGTGCAGTCCGGGGAGGCGTTGGAGCAGCGGCAGATCGCTCGCGGCTTCTCCGGCGAGATCCTGGACAAGATCAGAGAACATGCCGACTACGGCGACGTGCTGTTCTGGCTGACCCTGGCCCTGGCGGTGACGGTGGTGCTGCTGCTGGTGGCGACCGGCCGGTACGCCCGGCTGCCGAAGCTGCCCGGCTGGACCGCCCCGGTGTTGTCGGTGCTGGTACTGGGACTAGGGGTGGCCGCCCTGATCTACGTCTGGCTCACCGGTCACTCCGGCGCCGAGATGGTCTGGGGCAACACCTTCGAGTAG